Proteins encoded in a region of the Sporichthya brevicatena genome:
- a CDS encoding GNAT family N-acetyltransferase, giving the protein MTDANYVVRVCGPAEAESAAQLLHDFNVEFDCPTPPVAELAERIRTLVTRPDFKILLAGEPAVAVAVTTFRPSLWSPGPVALLEELYVRPELRSRGIGAAVLTRAIAAAKERGVTTFEINVDEGDVDAQRFYRSHGFTEIEYPETGERAFYFHREI; this is encoded by the coding sequence ATGACCGATGCGAACTACGTCGTCCGGGTGTGCGGGCCCGCGGAAGCGGAGAGCGCGGCCCAGCTGCTCCACGACTTCAACGTCGAGTTCGACTGCCCGACCCCGCCGGTCGCGGAGCTGGCGGAGCGGATCCGGACCCTGGTGACCCGACCGGACTTCAAGATCCTGCTCGCGGGGGAGCCGGCGGTCGCGGTCGCGGTGACGACGTTCCGCCCGAGCCTGTGGAGCCCGGGCCCGGTCGCCCTGCTCGAGGAGCTCTACGTCCGCCCCGAGCTCCGCAGCCGCGGGATCGGGGCCGCGGTCCTCACCCGCGCAATCGCCGCCGCGAAGGAACGGGGCGTCACGACCTTCGAGATCAACGTCGACGAGGGCGACGTCGACGCCCAGCGGTTCTACCGCTCCCACGGGTTCACCGAGATCGAGTACCCCGAGACCGGGGAGCGGGCGTTCTACTTCCACCGCGAGATCTGA
- a CDS encoding M23 family metallopeptidase produces MVRILVAIGVAFAMTWAGGTTAAGSVASPSPSYVFPIQDCDASYGRVHHDYPASDVFAREGCPIVSVTDGVVDEVSRRDRWNPRRNDGATRGGLSVSIIGDDGVRYYYSHLSVINRRIEPGERVTAGRRLGQVGRTGSARGTSPHVHFGLSWPTPHRAWWVRRGMLAPAPYLDAWRDGKDRSPARAIRELRDDRGEIPPCDAAC; encoded by the coding sequence ATGGTGCGAATCTTGGTGGCAATCGGCGTCGCGTTCGCGATGACGTGGGCCGGCGGGACAACGGCAGCCGGGTCGGTGGCTTCCCCCTCGCCGTCGTACGTCTTCCCGATCCAGGACTGCGACGCGAGCTACGGCCGCGTCCACCACGACTACCCGGCGAGCGACGTGTTCGCCCGCGAGGGATGCCCGATCGTCTCGGTCACCGACGGGGTGGTCGACGAGGTGAGCCGGCGCGACCGGTGGAACCCGCGGAGGAACGACGGCGCCACCCGCGGCGGGCTGTCGGTCTCGATCATCGGCGACGACGGGGTCCGCTACTACTACTCGCACCTGTCGGTCATCAACCGCCGCATCGAGCCGGGGGAGCGGGTCACCGCGGGCCGGCGGCTCGGCCAGGTCGGCCGGACCGGCAGCGCCCGCGGCACCAGTCCCCACGTGCACTTCGGCCTGTCCTGGCCGACACCCCACCGGGCCTGGTGGGTCCGCCGCGGCATGCTCGCCCCCGCCCCCTACCTCGACGCCTGGCGCGACGGCAAGGACCGCTCCCCGGCCAGAGCGATCCGCGAGCTCCGCGACGACCGCGGCGAGATCCCACCCTGCGACGCGGCCTGCTGA
- a CDS encoding lamin tail domain-containing protein: MFHRTVRVAVITGVAVAALAEVPSAEAASSPVRVSQVYFDPPGNDTKAKASKLNLEKVVIRNTGRKAVSLAGWTLRDTSRTHRFVFPKGFKLAAGATVTVHTGSGKNTAGHLYWRSKDWIWNNDGDRAYLRNAKGTVVHQCAWTKKSASPKFC, translated from the coding sequence GTGTTCCACCGCACCGTCCGCGTCGCTGTGATCACCGGAGTTGCCGTCGCCGCCCTGGCGGAGGTTCCGAGCGCGGAGGCGGCGTCATCGCCGGTCCGGGTCTCGCAGGTGTACTTCGACCCGCCGGGCAACGACACGAAGGCCAAGGCGTCCAAGCTGAACCTCGAGAAGGTGGTCATCCGGAACACCGGCCGCAAGGCAGTCAGCCTCGCCGGCTGGACGCTGCGGGACACGTCGAGGACCCATCGCTTCGTCTTCCCGAAGGGCTTCAAGCTCGCGGCCGGCGCGACGGTGACCGTGCACACCGGGAGCGGCAAGAACACCGCCGGCCACCTCTACTGGCGGAGCAAGGACTGGATCTGGAACAACGACGGCGACCGCGCCTACCTGCGCAACGCCAAGGGCACCGTCGTGCACCAGTGCGCCTGGACGAAGAAGAGCGCATCCCCGAAGTTCTGCTGA